Part of the Spirochaetia bacterium 38H-sp genome, AGAAGTTTTTACTTCTTCTTTTTCTTCTTTAGAGGATATATCCGGCTTTTGCTTCTTCTTTACAGCCTTTTTTACTACAACTACTTTTTTCTTTGGCTTTTTCTCAGAAGCGCCTGTATTTGTATCTGACTCATCAGTCTTAGCCGGCTTTTCCACATCGCTATGCTTTATTATACCGACAAAACTTGACTTGGTATCTTTCTCATTTGCCATAATATAAACTCTACTCCTCTTCTTCTATTTCTTCCTCTGCAAAAATAAGTTCTACTCCGCAATTGGGACACTCTGCCATATCTGTTGATATAGGAGCAGAACATTCCGGACAAAAATACTCCTCATCTGCCTCGACTTCCGGAGCATTCTCGCTCTCTTCATTATCAGGTTCTTCCTCGATAATCTCAACACTATCTTCAAGAACCTTTTCTATAATCTGCATATATTCATCTGTCATTCCGTCAAGAGAAGCAAGCTCTCCCTCTGTAAATCTGTAAACAAGTTCTTCTATCTCTACAATATTATTGTCCTCTAACAACCTGACAAGCTCTGGCGGAAAGCCCGGTAGTTCATCTATCCTTGTTATTTCTTCTGTCTCCTCCTCGGTGTTAGAGAAAACAGCCTCCATAGCTTCTATGGCACCGGAAAGAATACCGTTCTCCTGTGCCTGTTCCACAGTATTGACATCTATTATCCAGTCAAGAAGACGATTGGCAAGCCTTACATTTAGCCCCTGTTTACCTATTGCCAAAGAAAGCTGATTATCTTTAACAATGGCAACAGCATGTTTTTTATCCTTGTCAATAACAATAACTCTTTCTACCTGTGCCGGAGAAAGAGCTTCCTTGATAAAAACAACAGGATCAGGACTATACCTTATAACATCAACTCTCTCACCCTCAAGTTCATTGACAAGTGCCTGTATTCTGCTGCCCTTAACCCCAACACATGCTCCCACCGGATCAACACCTTCTTTACGCGAGAAAACCGCAATCTTGGTTCTGTAACCAGGTTCTCTTACTATCTTATATATCTCAACAGTCTTATCATAGATCTCAGGAACCTCTGCCTCAAGAATCTTCTTTATAAATTCAGGATGAGTCCTGGACAGCACGATCTGAAGTCCAGAAGACCTCTTGTTTACCTCATATACAAGAGCACGTATCTTGTCATTGGCTTTATATACCTCACGCGGAGATTGATACTTCTTGGGGAGAATTCCTTCTGTCTTACCAAGGTCAACATAGATATTACCATTACTCTCTCTTTGATAATAACCTATAATTACCTCACCGACCTTATCCTTAAACTCTGAGTAAAGAGTATCTCTCTGTATATCTTTTATTTCCTGTTGTGCTCTCTGCTTAGCAACCTGAACAGACCCACGGTCAAAAGTCTTGGGATCTATCTCAAGAATAATCTCATCCCCAGCTTCTGCCTCCGCAGTAAGCTCCTTTGCCTCAGTGAGAGGAATTTGTGTAACATCATCATCAAAATCATCGTCATCAACAACAATTTTTTTGGAAAACAAAGAAACCTGATAACCATCATCAGAAAACTCTACAATAACATTTTCCGCGGTACCAAAATGTTTTTTATAAGCTGCAATGAGAAAATCCTCTACAGTCTTCTTTACAAGCTCCTCGGACAAACCGCGCTCATGCATAAGCGACTGCATAGCTTCGGAAAGATCTATAGCCATAAAAGCCTAAGCCTCCTCAAGATAATCTAATTTTGCCTTAAGAATACCAGCAACAGGCACGTCAAAAGAACTACCTTTTTTTTCTATTCTGATACTCTCATCCGTGACAGAAGTAAGCACACCGGATATCCAATTACCATCTTCTGTGAAGACACGGATACCTCTGTTGATAAAAATATAAAACTCATCCAGAGACCGCAGTTTGCGGTTTATCCCCGGAGACATAACATCCATAGAAACATCGGGCGTATCAAGCACGACCTCGGCCACAGGCCTTAACAATCTGGTAATATCCGCACACTTATCAACTGTAAGGTTTTCCGCACTAATAACAAGCTCTATATGATAGGAACCCTTTTTAGCTTTACAGGAAAGCTCCACAATATCTACCTTCTTACCCTGTAAAATCTTATAAAAAGAGTCAAAAAGCTTCTGTTCGTGAGGACTAAAAATCCTCCTAGTAAGCATAAAACCTCCAAGTACAAAAAAGGAGTCGAGAAGCTCGACTCCCGCAGTCCAGCAATAAGTTGTCAATCAAGGATACCAAATATGACAATACAATGTCAATCATAACATAAATAATACAAAAAAATTACACATATGTAAAACAATTATAAAACATACCGAACGGCCTTGCCTGCCCGCTTGATGAAAAACATGAGTAAAAGCTAGGCAAGGCCTGCCTTCGGCATATAAAAATAAAGAAAATAAGTTTTTTATTATTTTTCTCCTGCAGGATGCAGCAGTGCCGCATATCAATGCGGCGCTGCGTTCGGTATAAAAACTAACATGGCAAGCTATTACCAAAATAGAATCAACAGTAAAAATGCTTTTTGTTTTGCAGCTTTTTTTATATATTGAAGAAATGAGAAAAATACTTAAATCACCGGTCTTCTGGACAACTTTTTTGAGCTTTATATTTCTGGGAATGGCACTTACCCTTTTCGGTGCAACGATTCCCAGTCTCAAGAAGGACTTTGGCT contains:
- the nusA gene encoding transcription termination factor NusA, whose product is MAIDLSEAMQSLMHERGLSEELVKKTVEDFLIAAYKKHFGTAENVIVEFSDDGYQVSLFSKKIVVDDDDFDDDVTQIPLTEAKELTAEAEAGDEIILEIDPKTFDRGSVQVAKQRAQQEIKDIQRDTLYSEFKDKVGEVIIGYYQRESNGNIYVDLGKTEGILPKKYQSPREVYKANDKIRALVYEVNKRSSGLQIVLSRTHPEFIKKILEAEVPEIYDKTVEIYKIVREPGYRTKIAVFSRKEGVDPVGACVGVKGSRIQALVNELEGERVDVIRYSPDPVVFIKEALSPAQVERVIVIDKDKKHAVAIVKDNQLSLAIGKQGLNVRLANRLLDWIIDVNTVEQAQENGILSGAIEAMEAVFSNTEEETEEITRIDELPGFPPELVRLLEDNNIVEIEELVYRFTEGELASLDGMTDEYMQIIEKVLEDSVEIIEEEPDNEESENAPEVEADEEYFCPECSAPISTDMAECPNCGVELIFAEEEIEEEE